One window of Deltaproteobacteria bacterium GWC2_65_14 genomic DNA carries:
- a CDS encoding ABC transporter ATP-binding protein yields the protein MLEVSHIDTYYGSSHILQEVSLSVKEGEVVALLGRNGVGKTTTLRSIIGLSPPSRGSIRFLGKEICGPPPYEIARMGVAYVPDDYRIFPDLTAEENLEIARRLSPRKGHWNRTRIVELFPALGDRLGSKGINLSGGEKKMLAVGRALMANPSLILLDEPSEGLAPLVVANLVEVLGKIRGHGVTILLADQNLKFCRKVCNRGYILEKGTVRHEGEMEAIWNNEEIIRKYLVV from the coding sequence ATCCTCGAAGTTTCCCACATCGACACCTATTACGGCAGCAGCCACATCCTCCAGGAGGTCTCCCTGTCCGTAAAGGAAGGGGAGGTCGTCGCCCTCCTCGGGCGGAACGGAGTGGGAAAGACGACGACCCTGCGCTCGATCATCGGTCTGTCGCCGCCGTCCCGGGGGTCGATCCGGTTTTTGGGCAAGGAGATCTGCGGTCCCCCCCCGTACGAGATCGCGCGCATGGGAGTCGCCTACGTCCCTGACGACTACCGGATCTTTCCCGACCTGACCGCGGAGGAAAATCTGGAGATCGCCCGGCGTCTTTCCCCCCGGAAGGGGCACTGGAACCGGACCCGGATCGTCGAGCTCTTCCCGGCGCTCGGGGATCGGTTGGGGTCGAAGGGGATCAACCTTTCCGGTGGCGAGAAGAAGATGCTGGCCGTCGGCCGCGCCCTCATGGCGAACCCTTCCCTCATTTTGCTTGACGAGCCGTCGGAGGGGCTGGCTCCCCTGGTTGTGGCCAACCTGGTCGAGGTGCTGGGGAAGATCCGCGGGCACGGGGTCACCATCCTCCTGGCGGACCAGAACCTCAAGTTCTGCAGGAAGGTGTGCAACCGCGGGTACATCCTCGAGAAGGGGACCGTCCGGCACGAGGGGGAGATGGAAGCGATCTGGAACAACGAGGAGATCATCCGGAAGTACCTGGTCGTCTGA
- a CDS encoding 2-deoxy-D-gluconate 3-dehydrogenase, whose product MDRGWFDIQGKVAVVTGASKGLGRAMAVGLAKAGASLALCGRNMKDLEESGKAIAPFGGKARSYRMDVVDRASIRNAVEAIRMDFGRIDILVNNAGVNIRKPVTELAEEEWDLVLDTNLKGYFLVAQAVVPEMIERRCGKIINIASIMGAVALDNLVAYASSKGGVVQMTKVMAIEWAKHNVNVNAIGPTYFETPLVAALRNDPDRVRFINERTPMGRWGQPEELEGTVIFLASRASDFITGQTIYVDGGWTIW is encoded by the coding sequence ATGGACCGGGGCTGGTTCGACATCCAGGGGAAGGTCGCCGTGGTGACCGGCGCTTCGAAAGGGCTGGGCCGGGCGATGGCGGTGGGGTTGGCCAAGGCGGGCGCCTCTCTGGCCCTGTGCGGACGAAACATGAAGGACCTGGAGGAGAGCGGGAAAGCGATCGCGCCGTTCGGGGGCAAAGCCCGTTCGTACCGCATGGATGTCGTGGATCGCGCTTCCATCCGGAACGCGGTCGAGGCGATCCGGATGGATTTCGGGCGGATCGACATCCTGGTCAACAACGCCGGTGTGAACATCCGAAAACCGGTCACCGAACTGGCCGAAGAGGAGTGGGACCTCGTCCTGGACACGAACCTGAAGGGGTATTTCCTGGTCGCGCAGGCGGTCGTTCCGGAGATGATCGAGAGGCGCTGCGGCAAGATCATCAACATCGCCTCGATCATGGGAGCCGTCGCGCTGGACAATCTGGTGGCCTACGCCTCCAGCAAGGGCGGGGTCGTCCAGATGACCAAGGTCATGGCGATCGAATGGGCGAAGCACAACGTCAACGTCAACGCGATCGGTCCGACCTATTTCGAGACCCCCCTCGTCGCGGCCCTTCGGAATGACCCGGACCGGGTCCGGTTCATCAACGAGAGAACTCCCATGGGGCGGTGGGGGCAGCCGGAGGAACTCGAGGGGACGGTGATCTTTCTGGCGTCGCGGGCCTCGGACTTCATCACGGGTCAGACGATCTACGTGGACGGCGGGTGGACGATCTGGTGA
- a CDS encoding ABC transporter permease has product MGRERQLVQSVVHVCLAGLSAGMFIWLVASGLTLIFGVLGVLNFAHGSFYMLGAYFCFTVLRHLGENFWIGLLLGPLFVCATGLVVERFFLRRVYPLALPYQLLLTFAFVLIFDNLVKIAWGGGSLSPPSMDLFGGSIPIAGRKFPVYNLFIIAVGPLVAIGLWLMLERTWWGRIIRAASSDREMASALGVRVPALFTGVFVFGSWLGAVGGGLAVPYVGLLTPGMGDTIIIEAFIVAVIGGLGSLKGAFSAALIIGVLSAFGTRYFPAFDMFLIFILMAAVLLWRPQGLFGEAR; this is encoded by the coding sequence ATCGGTCGGGAGAGACAACTGGTGCAATCCGTCGTTCACGTATGCCTGGCGGGACTTTCGGCGGGGATGTTCATCTGGCTCGTGGCCAGCGGCCTGACGCTGATCTTCGGTGTTCTGGGGGTCTTGAACTTCGCCCACGGCAGCTTCTACATGCTGGGGGCCTACTTCTGCTTCACGGTGCTGCGGCACCTCGGGGAGAATTTCTGGATCGGTCTCCTCCTCGGCCCACTGTTTGTCTGCGCGACGGGGCTTGTCGTCGAACGGTTCTTCCTTCGGAGGGTCTACCCCCTTGCGCTTCCCTACCAGCTCCTGCTCACGTTCGCCTTCGTGCTCATCTTCGACAACCTCGTCAAGATCGCCTGGGGAGGGGGCTCCCTGTCGCCCCCCAGCATGGACCTCTTCGGGGGGTCCATCCCGATCGCGGGAAGGAAGTTCCCCGTCTACAACCTGTTCATCATCGCCGTGGGGCCGCTGGTGGCCATCGGGCTGTGGCTGATGCTCGAGAGGACCTGGTGGGGGAGGATCATCCGCGCGGCCTCCTCCGACAGGGAGATGGCGTCCGCGCTTGGGGTACGGGTCCCCGCCCTGTTCACGGGGGTCTTCGTCTTCGGAAGCTGGCTCGGAGCGGTAGGCGGAGGACTGGCCGTCCCGTACGTGGGGCTCCTGACGCCGGGGATGGGAGATACGATCATCATCGAGGCGTTCATCGTCGCCGTCATCGGGGGGTTGGGGAGCTTGAAAGGTGCGTTCTCGGCCGCGCTGATCATCGGAGTGCTCTCCGCGTTCGGGACGCGGTACTTTCCGGCCTTCGACATGTTCCTGATCTTCATCCTGATGGCCGCGGTCCTTTTGTGGCGGCCGCAGGGGCTCTTCGGCGAGGCCCGGTGA
- a CDS encoding pyruvate dehydrogenase (acetyl-transferring) E1 component subunit alpha — MDPSLDPGLSQEDLLFLYSSMQRLRALDEKAIALQRSGRIGFYTPSFGQEAAEIGAGFALREGDWIFPSYRDHGMALMRGYPLEALVGQLFGNRSDATRGRQMPNHWCDRSVRVVSVSSPVATQLPQAVGAAYAVKLRGEKAAVIVGFGDGGSSTEAFHAAMNFAGVYGAPVVFFCCNNQYAISVPFSKQTASSSVAVKAVAYGFPGVRVDGNDLLAVHHVVREALEKARAGGGPTLVEAVTYRMGPHSTSDDPTRYRTEEEVASWAKRDPILRFARHLMARGILDEAEADRIAAEAREEINRVVKECEGAPPVPPESMVEDVYAELPWHLAEQRKLLAGKGD; from the coding sequence ATCGATCCCTCTCTCGACCCCGGGCTGTCCCAGGAGGACCTCCTTTTTCTCTATTCGAGCATGCAGCGGCTTCGGGCGCTCGACGAGAAGGCGATCGCCCTGCAGCGGTCGGGCCGGATCGGCTTCTACACTCCCTCCTTCGGGCAGGAGGCGGCCGAGATCGGCGCCGGGTTCGCCCTCCGGGAGGGGGACTGGATCTTTCCCTCCTACCGGGACCATGGGATGGCGCTGATGCGAGGGTATCCTCTCGAAGCGCTCGTCGGCCAGCTGTTCGGGAACCGGTCGGACGCGACGCGAGGCCGGCAGATGCCGAATCACTGGTGCGACCGCTCGGTACGGGTCGTGTCGGTCTCTAGCCCCGTGGCAACCCAGCTTCCGCAGGCGGTGGGGGCCGCCTATGCCGTGAAGCTGCGCGGGGAGAAGGCGGCGGTCATCGTCGGCTTCGGGGACGGCGGCAGCTCCACGGAGGCCTTCCACGCCGCGATGAACTTCGCCGGGGTCTACGGGGCCCCGGTTGTCTTTTTCTGCTGCAACAACCAGTATGCGATCTCCGTTCCGTTCTCGAAACAGACCGCCTCCAGCTCCGTCGCGGTGAAAGCGGTCGCCTACGGGTTTCCGGGGGTACGGGTGGACGGGAACGACCTCCTGGCAGTCCACCACGTGGTCCGGGAGGCGCTGGAGAAGGCCCGCGCGGGGGGAGGGCCGACGCTGGTCGAGGCGGTCACCTACCGGATGGGGCCGCACTCCACCTCCGATGATCCGACCCGCTACCGGACCGAGGAGGAAGTGGCGAGCTGGGCGAAGCGGGACCCGATCCTGCGATTCGCCCGGCATCTGATGGCACGGGGGATCCTCGACGAGGCGGAAGCGGACCGGATCGCGGCAGAGGCCCGGGAGGAGATCAACCGGGTGGTCAAGGAGTGCGAGGGCGCTCCGCCCGTCCCGCCGGAATCGATGGTCGAGGATGTCTACGCGGAACTTCCCTGGCACCTGGCGGAGCAGCGCAAGCTCCTGGCCGGGAAGGGGGATTGA
- a CDS encoding 2-oxoisovalerate dehydrogenase, whose amino-acid sequence MAVMTLVQAVRDALAFEMERNPALVLLGEDIGQNGGVFRATEGLWERFGPERVLDTPLAESGIVGMAIGMALAGLRPVAEIEFADFIYPAFDQIVSEMSKLRYRSAGQFPAPVVLRAPSGGGIKGGIYHSQSPEAYFVHTAGLVVVIPSTPADARGLLLSAMRSPDPVIFFEPKALYRTVKGEVPEGDHPVPLGTARIVREGKDLSLLTYGAMVPVASLAAAEAEAEGIGVEVIDMRTLWPLDIEAVTGSVAKTGRAVVLHEAPKSCGFGAELAALIQEKVFLHLKAPVARVAGFDTPFPYALEKLYLPDPGLVLDSIRFTVNF is encoded by the coding sequence ATGGCGGTGATGACCCTCGTCCAGGCGGTCCGGGACGCGCTTGCGTTCGAGATGGAGCGCAATCCCGCACTCGTCCTGCTCGGGGAGGATATCGGGCAAAACGGCGGGGTCTTCCGCGCCACGGAAGGGCTGTGGGAGCGCTTCGGGCCGGAGCGGGTGCTCGACACCCCCCTCGCGGAGTCGGGGATCGTCGGGATGGCGATCGGGATGGCGCTGGCCGGGCTCCGCCCGGTGGCCGAGATCGAGTTCGCCGACTTCATCTATCCCGCCTTCGACCAGATCGTCTCCGAGATGTCCAAGTTGCGGTACCGGTCGGCCGGTCAGTTCCCCGCACCGGTCGTGCTGCGCGCCCCCTCCGGCGGCGGGATCAAGGGAGGGATTTACCACTCCCAGAGCCCGGAGGCCTACTTCGTCCACACCGCGGGGCTCGTGGTGGTCATCCCCTCCACCCCGGCGGATGCCCGGGGACTTCTTCTCTCCGCGATGCGGTCTCCCGACCCGGTGATCTTCTTCGAGCCGAAGGCGCTCTACCGGACGGTGAAGGGGGAGGTTCCGGAGGGGGACCACCCCGTGCCGCTGGGAACGGCCCGGATCGTCCGGGAGGGGAAGGACCTCTCCCTGCTGACCTACGGCGCCATGGTCCCGGTGGCTTCGCTGGCGGCCGCGGAGGCGGAAGCCGAAGGGATCGGGGTCGAGGTGATCGACATGCGGACCCTCTGGCCGCTGGATATCGAGGCGGTCACCGGGTCCGTCGCAAAGACGGGACGGGCGGTCGTCCTGCACGAGGCGCCGAAAAGCTGCGGGTTCGGGGCGGAGCTGGCAGCGCTGATCCAGGAGAAGGTTTTCCTGCACCTGAAAGCCCCCGTCGCCCGTGTCGCCGGGTTCGACACGCCGTTCCCGTACGCCCTGGAGAAGCTCTACCTGCCGGATCCCGGCCTTGTGCTCGATTCGATCCGGTTTACGGTGAATTTCTGA